In Paracoccus aerodenitrificans, the following are encoded in one genomic region:
- the ruvB gene encoding Holliday junction branch migration DNA helicase RuvB: protein MDAPDPTLRPEPLPEDEHGRALRPQALSEFIGQAEARANLRVFIESARRRGEAMDHTLFHGPPGLGKTTLAQIMARELGVNFKMTSGPVLARAGDLAAILTNLENRDVLFIDEIHRMNPAVEEVLYPAMEDFELDLMIGEGPAARTVRIELQPFTLVGATTRLGLLTTPLRDRFGIPTRLQFYTEDELDEIVRRGARLMGYEADPDGTREIARRARGTPRIAGRLLRRVADFALVEGDGRISRAIADNALTRLSVDDLGLDGADRRYLGLIAENYGGGPVGVETISAALSESRDAIEEVIEPYLLQQGLIARTPRGRMLAAKGWRHLGLDAPKTPQQQPLFEE from the coding sequence ATGGACGCTCCTGACCCGACATTGCGGCCCGAGCCTCTGCCCGAAGACGAACATGGCCGCGCCCTGCGCCCTCAGGCGCTGAGCGAGTTCATCGGTCAGGCCGAGGCCCGCGCCAATCTGCGCGTTTTCATCGAAAGCGCACGCCGCCGGGGCGAGGCGATGGATCACACGCTGTTCCACGGTCCGCCCGGTTTGGGCAAGACAACACTCGCGCAGATCATGGCGCGTGAGTTAGGGGTGAATTTCAAGATGACCTCGGGGCCGGTTCTGGCCCGCGCGGGCGATCTTGCAGCGATCCTGACCAATCTGGAAAACCGCGATGTGCTGTTCATCGACGAAATCCACCGGATGAATCCGGCGGTGGAAGAGGTCCTCTATCCCGCGATGGAGGATTTCGAGCTGGATCTGATGATCGGTGAAGGCCCGGCCGCGCGGACGGTGCGGATCGAACTGCAACCCTTCACCCTGGTTGGCGCGACGACGCGGCTTGGCCTGTTGACAACTCCGTTGCGGGACCGTTTCGGGATTCCGACGCGGCTGCAATTCTATACCGAGGATGAGCTGGACGAAATCGTGCGGCGCGGTGCGCGGCTGATGGGATATGAAGCCGATCCGGACGGCACACGAGAGATCGCGCGGCGGGCACGCGGCACCCCCCGTATCGCGGGCCGGCTGCTGCGGCGCGTGGCAGATTTTGCTCTGGTCGAGGGGGACGGGCGGATTTCCCGTGCCATTGCCGATAATGCGCTGACACGGCTGAGCGTCGACGATCTGGGACTGGACGGCGCCGACCGCCGCTATCTGGGGCTGATCGCCGAAAATTACGGCGGCGGGCCGGTCGGGGTCGAGACAATCTCGGCTGCGCTGTCGGAAAGCCGCGACGCGATCGAGGAGGTGATCGAGCCCTATCTGCTGCAACAGGGGCTGATCGCACGGACGCCGAGGGGGCGGATGCTGGCCGCGAAGGGCTGGCGGCATCTTGGGCTGGACGCGCCGAAAACACCTCAGCAGCAGCCATTATTCGAGGAGTGA
- a CDS encoding zinc metalloprotease HtpX, which yields MSSTLRTFVLMAALTALLMALGWLIGGTAGALFALVFAGAGNIWAWWNSDKAILRQNNAVPVTRENAPELVDMVAELAQNARLPMPAVYVLQTEQPNAFATGRNPDNAAVAVTQGLMQILNRDELAGVIAHELAHIRNRDTLTMTVAATLAGAIAMLGSMAMWMGGRNGRGGLLAGLAAMIFAPIAASLVQMAISRTREFQADALGAEIAGQTEGLSSALNKIAQAAGRVVNVPAERNPASASMFIINPLSGMNMDSLFRTHPHTEDRIAALRNLRLNGRS from the coding sequence ATGTCCAGCACGCTTCGTACCTTCGTCCTGATGGCCGCGCTGACCGCATTGCTGATGGCGCTCGGGTGGCTGATCGGCGGAACTGCCGGGGCGCTTTTCGCACTGGTTTTCGCCGGGGCCGGGAATATCTGGGCCTGGTGGAACAGCGACAAGGCCATTCTGCGCCAGAATAACGCCGTCCCCGTCACCCGCGAAAACGCGCCGGAACTGGTCGATATGGTCGCGGAACTGGCGCAGAATGCAAGGCTGCCCATGCCGGCGGTCTATGTGCTGCAGACCGAGCAACCCAACGCTTTCGCCACCGGACGCAACCCGGATAACGCCGCGGTCGCGGTCACGCAGGGGCTGATGCAGATCCTGAACCGGGATGAGTTGGCGGGCGTGATCGCGCATGAGCTTGCCCATATCCGTAATCGCGATACGCTGACCATGACAGTTGCCGCGACCTTGGCCGGGGCAATTGCCATGCTGGGAAGCATGGCGATGTGGATGGGCGGCAGAAACGGGCGCGGCGGTTTGCTGGCCGGGCTGGCTGCGATGATCTTCGCACCGATTGCCGCCAGTCTCGTGCAGATGGCGATTTCCCGGACGCGGGAGTTTCAGGCAGACGCGCTCGGCGCGGAAATCGCCGGGCAGACCGAGGGGCTGTCCTCGGCGCTGAACAAGATCGCGCAGGCGGCGGGGCGCGTGGTGAATGTCCCGGCTGAGCGTAATCCGGCCTCGGCATCTATGTTCATCATCAACCCGCTCTCAGGGATGAATATGGACAGCCTGTTCCGCACCCATCCGCACACCGAAGACCGCATCGCCGCGCTGAGAAATCTGAGGCTGAATGGACGCTCCTGA
- a CDS encoding PaaI family thioesterase yields MDERVRGSFAKQTMMQTLGAEIVSLDQGRVVLVAPILPSSLQQHGAGHAGLAFSIGDSAAGYSALTVMEEGAEVMTVEMKINLMAPALGDRLVAEGRVIRAGRRIVVVAADVFAEKDGARKHVAMLQGTMIPV; encoded by the coding sequence ATGGACGAGCGGGTTCGCGGGAGTTTTGCGAAACAGACCATGATGCAGACATTGGGGGCAGAGATCGTCAGCCTGGATCAGGGCCGGGTGGTTCTGGTTGCGCCGATTCTGCCAAGCAGTCTGCAACAGCATGGGGCGGGACATGCGGGGCTGGCATTTTCCATCGGCGATTCGGCGGCGGGTTACTCGGCGCTGACGGTCATGGAGGAAGGTGCCGAGGTTATGACCGTTGAAATGAAGATCAACCTGATGGCCCCGGCTTTGGGCGACCGGCTGGTGGCCGAGGGCCGCGTCATCCGCGCCGGCCGCCGTATCGTGGTGGTCGCCGCGGATGTGTTTGCCGAAAAGGACGGTGCCCGCAAGCATGTCGCCATGCTGCAAGGCACCATGATTCCGGTCTAG
- a CDS encoding peroxiredoxin: MALNEGDKLPEGKLLKMTGNGPAEVDLSEYHTGRVAIFALPGAFTGTCSTQHVPSFMRTADKFREKGVDRIVCISVNDPFVMGAWEKDTGAAEAGLTFLSDADGSFTKAMGMNFDAPPAGLFGRSKRYAMLVEDGTITTLQAEESPGECTISGGESLLEKA; encoded by the coding sequence ATGGCTCTGAACGAAGGTGACAAACTGCCCGAGGGCAAGCTGCTGAAAATGACCGGGAACGGCCCTGCCGAGGTCGATCTGTCCGAGTACCACACAGGCCGGGTCGCGATCTTCGCGCTGCCCGGCGCTTTCACCGGCACCTGCTCGACCCAGCATGTCCCCAGCTTCATGCGGACCGCGGATAAATTCCGTGAAAAAGGCGTGGACCGGATCGTCTGCATCAGCGTCAACGACCCGTTCGTGATGGGCGCATGGGAAAAGGATACCGGCGCAGCAGAGGCTGGGCTGACATTCCTGTCCGACGCGGATGGCAGCTTTACCAAGGCAATGGGCATGAATTTCGACGCCCCGCCCGCAGGCCTGTTCGGTCGCTCGAAACGCTATGCCATGCTGGTCGAGGACGGCACGATCACCACATTGCAGGCCGAGGAATCCCCCGGAGAATGCACGATTTCGGGCGGCGAATCGCTGCTGGAAAAAGCCTAG
- the recQ gene encoding DNA helicase RecQ has translation MPTDLLRKVWGFDDFRPGQQDIVEAVAAGQDVLAIMPTGGGKSLCYQLPALMREGVTVVISPLIALMRDQVRALREAGVAAGALTSGNTEAETDEVFAALRDGQIKMLYMAPERLASGGTLPLLRRAGVTAIAVDEAHCVSQWGHDFRPDYLRIGELKRALKVPLSAFTATADAETRAEIVTRLFAGADPVTFLRGFDRPNIHLAFQPKNQPRRQIMDFVAARPGQSGIVYCGSRAKTETLANALNAAGHPALHYHGGMEAEARREAEARFQREDGLIVAATVAFGMGIDKPDIRWVAHADLPKSIEAYYQEIGRAGRDGEPAETLTLYGPNDIRMRRAQIDEGLAENDRKNADHTRLNALLGLAEAESCRRVKLLAYFGDEAGPCGNCDLCQTPPEIFDATRPVQMALSAMLRTGEWFGAGHIIDVLTGNETDKIRQRGHSTLPTFGVGTDWSRPQWQAIIRQMMGRDLCRPDPARHGALHITETAHPILRGEARITLREDSIKRAKPAFTPKMQVSEADAPLFSALKAKRRALAEAQRVPAYVIFPDRTLQEMAGRRPQSLDEMARINGVGAKKLESYGEAFLHVIAGETAPMHPQRRALAGRSAGTLFDRLAETQMRLARGEDGTGKPLSCSTSQLRRIAESRPSSREALSRMLDDARLDRFAEAFLSDIASL, from the coding sequence ATGCCGACCGACCTGCTGAGAAAGGTCTGGGGTTTCGACGATTTTCGCCCCGGTCAGCAGGATATCGTCGAAGCGGTCGCTGCCGGTCAGGATGTGCTGGCGATCATGCCGACGGGTGGCGGTAAGTCGCTGTGCTATCAGCTTCCGGCCCTGATGCGGGAAGGTGTCACGGTGGTGATCTCTCCACTGATCGCGCTGATGCGGGATCAGGTGCGGGCCCTGCGTGAGGCAGGTGTCGCGGCAGGTGCGCTGACCTCGGGCAATACCGAAGCGGAAACCGATGAGGTCTTCGCTGCGCTGCGCGACGGCCAGATCAAGATGCTGTATATGGCCCCCGAGCGTCTGGCCTCTGGCGGCACTTTGCCCCTTCTGCGGCGTGCGGGCGTCACGGCTATCGCCGTAGACGAGGCGCATTGCGTCAGCCAGTGGGGCCATGATTTTCGCCCGGATTACCTGCGCATCGGCGAACTGAAACGCGCCCTCAAAGTGCCGCTTTCGGCCTTTACGGCGACGGCGGATGCCGAAACCCGCGCGGAAATCGTGACCCGGCTTTTTGCCGGAGCGGACCCCGTTACCTTTCTTCGTGGCTTCGACCGCCCGAATATCCATCTGGCATTCCAGCCCAAGAACCAGCCCCGCCGGCAGATCATGGATTTCGTCGCCGCTCGTCCGGGTCAGTCCGGTATCGTCTATTGTGGGTCCCGCGCCAAGACCGAGACGCTCGCCAACGCCCTGAACGCGGCAGGCCATCCGGCCCTGCATTATCACGGCGGAATGGAGGCCGAGGCCCGCCGCGAGGCCGAGGCACGGTTTCAGCGTGAAGACGGCCTCATCGTCGCCGCCACGGTCGCCTTTGGCATGGGCATCGACAAGCCCGATATACGTTGGGTCGCTCATGCCGATCTGCCCAAATCAATCGAGGCCTATTATCAGGAAATCGGCCGCGCAGGCCGTGACGGCGAACCTGCCGAGACGCTGACCCTCTACGGTCCCAATGATATCCGCATGCGCCGCGCCCAGATCGATGAGGGGCTTGCGGAAAACGACCGCAAGAATGCCGATCACACAAGGCTGAACGCGCTGCTCGGGCTGGCTGAAGCGGAGTCATGCCGCCGGGTGAAGCTGTTGGCCTATTTCGGCGACGAGGCCGGGCCTTGCGGCAACTGCGATCTGTGCCAGACCCCGCCGGAGATTTTCGACGCGACCAGACCGGTGCAAATGGCGCTTTCAGCCATGCTGCGTACCGGAGAATGGTTCGGCGCGGGACATATTATCGACGTGCTGACCGGCAATGAAACCGACAAGATCCGGCAGCGCGGTCACAGCACCCTGCCGACTTTCGGCGTCGGCACGGACTGGTCGCGCCCGCAGTGGCAGGCGATCATCCGTCAGATGATGGGCCGCGATCTGTGCCGGCCCGATCCCGCGCGTCACGGTGCCCTGCATATCACCGAAACCGCCCATCCGATCCTGCGCGGCGAGGCGCGGATCACTCTGCGCGAAGACAGCATCAAACGCGCCAAACCCGCCTTTACTCCGAAGATGCAGGTCTCCGAGGCAGACGCACCGCTGTTTTCCGCCCTCAAGGCCAAACGCCGTGCTCTGGCCGAGGCGCAGCGCGTTCCTGCCTATGTGATCTTCCCCGACCGAACTTTGCAGGAAATGGCCGGGCGCCGCCCGCAAAGCCTCGATGAAATGGCCCGGATCAACGGCGTAGGCGCGAAAAAGCTGGAAAGCTATGGCGAGGCCTTTCTGCATGTCATTGCCGGTGAAACCGCACCGATGCATCCGCAGCGCCGCGCATTGGCGGGGCGCTCTGCCGGAACGCTATTCGACCGCCTTGCCGAGACCCAGATGCGGCTGGCGCGGGGCGAGGACGGGACCGGGAAACCGCTCAGTTGCTCGACCAGCCAGCTTCGCCGCATCGCCGAATCGCGCCCCTCCAGCCGCGAGGCGCTGTCGCGAATGCTGGACGATGCCAGGCTGGACCGCTTCGCCGAGGCGTTTCTCAGCGATATCGCGTCACTCTGA